In Silene latifolia isolate original U9 population chromosome 3, ASM4854445v1, whole genome shotgun sequence, a single window of DNA contains:
- the LOC141648558 gene encoding glycine-rich RNA-binding protein-like — protein sequence MAEVEEYRCFVGGLAWATNDESLEAAFSQYGSVTESKIINDRETGRSRGFGFVTFANEKSMNDAIEGMNGQDLDGRNITVNQAQSRGSGGGGGGGGGYRGGSGGGSRGYGGGGGGGGGYGGRREGGGGGYGGGGGGYGGGGGSRGGSDWRN from the exons ATGGCGGAAGTTGAGGAGTACAGATGCTTCGTCGGCGGCCTTGCTTGGGCCACTAACGACGAGTCCCTCGAAGCTGCATTTTCTCAATACGGCTCTGTTACCGAATCCAAG ATAATTAACGATCGTGAGACAGGAAGATCAAGAGGATTCGGATTCGTAACATTCGCTAATGAGAAATCGATGAACGATGCGATCGAAGGAATGAACGGACAAGATCTTGACGGCCGTAACATTACCGTCAACCAAGCTCAATCCCGTGGATCCGGCGGTGGAGGCGGAGGCGGCGGTGGTTACCGTGGTGGAAGTGGTGGAGGAAGCCGAGGATATGGTGGTGGAGGCGGTGGTGGTGGAGGTTATGGAGGTCGTCGTGAAGGAGGAGGTGGTGGttacggtggtggtggtggaggatatggaggtggtggtggatctCGTGGAGGATCCGACTGGAGGAATTAA